A region of the Nodularia sp. LEGE 06071 genome:
AGCAGGAATGAACCCATTGAGGCGGCTAAACCGACGCAAATTGTGACCACATCTGATTTGATGTGTTGCATGGTGTCAAAAATCGCCATGCCGGATGTCACCATCCCACCGGGGGAATTTATGTATAAATAAATATCCTTACCTGGATCATCTGAATCCAGATACAGCATGACAGCGATAATTTGGTTAGCAATTTCATCATCTACATCTCGTCCCAGGAAAATAATCCGTTCCCGGTAAAGGCGATCGTAAATACTAATCCAATCTGTATATTGTCCTCCGGGCATCCGGTAAGGAACTTTAGGAACACCTATAGGCATCTTCGTTACTCCGCTTGTAATTTAGTCATTAGTTACTGGTCATTAGTCATTCGTCATGGGTGAATTACCCGAAACATAATGACTATCCACAGCATTTAGAGAACACTGGCAGGTAATGGGGGATTGGCGAGTTCTTCTTTCTCAAAAACTCGGTCAATTAAACCGTATTCCTTGGCTTCATAAGGAGTCATGTATAACAGACGATCCATGTCCTTGGTAATTTTCTCAGGTGCTTTTCCTGTGGTACTAGCCAGAATATCAACCAAGGAAACTTTGTTGATCAGAACTTCCCTAGCCCGAATTTGAATATCCGTTGCTTGACCTTGGGCGTAGCTCTTCGGTTGATGCAGGATAATAGAGGAGTGGGGCAAACTGGCGCGGCAACCTTTTGTCCCAGCACTGAGTAGCATCGCTGCCATACCCATTGCCGAACCAATACAAATGGTGTGGATGGGAGGCTTGATGTATTTCATCGTGTCATAGATGGCGAAGGCTTCGGTTTCAAAGCCAATGGGTTCGCCACTATAGCCGGAAGTACCCGTGGAGTTGATGTAGATTTTAATGGGCTTTTCGGGGTCTTCGGACTGTAAATAAAGCAATTCGGCGATAATTAATTCCGTAACCGCTGGCACTAATGGCATTCCCAGATAGACAATTCGTTCCTTGATCAATAAGGAAGGTAAATCTGGCGGCGGTGTCCGGTAAAAACTATCACCTTGGTAAGGGGCTTGAACAGCCTTGATGGGGGAATTGTCCATAGCAACTGATCGCCTGAAAGTATGCCGTTAACTGTAATACATCCTAACGCGATGCTAGCCTACATCAAGTGTGGATTTCTCGCTAATTAAAGGAATGGGGAGTGGGGAGTGGGGAGTGGGGAATGGGGAATGAGGAATGAGGAATGGGGAATGAGGAATGGGGAATGAGGAATGGGGAATGAGGAATGAGGAATGAGGAATGGGGACAATACTCATATTAATATTCTGCTATGCTCTGCTACTCCCCTACTCCCTACTCCCTACTCCCTACTCCCTACTCCCTACTCCCTACTCCCTACTCCCAGTCCCTAATTTTTCCGTAGTGCTGATGTGGCGTTTTGAAGTTATTTATATAGATATGCTAACTAGGAATTTTGGGTTATGAAGGTCAATTTGCAGCCTACCTTGAATGATGGTAATTTGGACGCGCATCAACCAAGCAGTCAACGTCAGTTGGCTATGTCGATTTCAGCGATCGCGGAAATTCAAGACCGCAACATTCCACTGAATTTATGCCTTATTCTCGATCATAGTGGTTCGATGCACGGGCGACCCCTGGAAACTGTGAAGCAAGCAGCTATTGGTCTGGTGGATAAACTGAAGCCTGGCGATCGCCTGAGTGTTGTCGCTTTTGATCACCGTGCCAAAGTTTTAGTCCCGAATCAAACGATCGCCAATCCAGAAAGAATTAAAAAACAAATTAACAGTCTATCCGCAGATGGTGGTACAGCTATTGATGAAGGTTTGCGTTTGGGAATAGAGGAATTAGCCAAGGGAAAAAAAGAAACTGTTTCTCAAGCCTTTTTATTAACTGATGGTGAAAATGAACACGGTGATAACCAACGTTGTTTGAAATTGGCTCAACTAGCGACTGGCTATAATTTGACTTTAAACACGTTAGGATTTGGTGACAAATGGAATCAGGATATTTTAGAAAAAATCGCTGATGCTGGCTTAGGTAGTTTGTCCCACATTCAAAAACCAGAACAGGCCGCAGATGAGTTTAACCGCCTGTTCAGCCGAGTGCAAACGGTGGGATTAACTAATGCTCATTTACTAATTTCCCTGAAGCCTCATATCCGGCTAGCGGAACTCAAACCCATTGCCCAAGTTGCCCCATACACCATTGAGTTACCCATACAGCAAGAAGCAGATGGACGCTTTGCTGTGCGCTTGGGAGATTTAATGAAAGATTCAGAGCGGGTGATTTTGGCTAATATTTATCTGGGACAGTTGCCAGAAGGTAAACAGGCGATCGCTAATGTCCAAGTCCGCTACGATGACCCTGCCCAAAATAAAATGGGTTTATTTACAGATAATCTCCCAGTGTATGCCAATGTGACTGGGGTTTACCAACCACAGATAGATTCCCGTGTGCAACAGTCTATTTTGGCCTTAGCCAAGTACCGCCAAACCCAGTTAGCCGAGACGAAATTACAACAGGGCGATCGCGCCGGTGCTGCCACAATGCTACAAACTGCGGCGAAAACTGCTCTGCAAATGGGGGATCAAGGTGCGGCGACAGTGTTACAAACTTCAGCCACGCAACTTCAATCTGGTGGTGACTTATCTGAGAGCGATCGCAAGAAAACCAGAATTGTCTCAAAAACCGTGTTGCAAGATACTCCTCCACAATGAAAGTTCAATTGCTTTGTGCCTTAAATGATACTAATGTTGACGCGGCTCAATCGAGCAACCAACGTCAACTATCTATTTCAATTTCTGCACTCGCTGGTGAATTTGATCAACATTTGCCACTCAACTTATGCTTAATTCTCGATAAGAGTGGTTCCATGCATGGTCAACCCATCGCCACAGTAATTCAGGCCGTGGAGCAATTATTAGATCGGCTACAGCCAGGTGATAGCGAAACCCCCACCTGCGGCGATCGCATTTCGGTTGTAGCCTTTGCTGGTACTGCTGAAGTGATTATCCCCAACCAAAAAGTCGAAGACCTCCCAGGTATTAAAGCCCAAATTAAAAAGAAACTCAAAGCTAGCGGCGGTACAGCAATTGCCGAGGGTTTACAACTGGGAATCACAGAACTGATGAAAGGGACAAAAGGAGCTGTTTCCCAAGCGTTTCTCCTCACAGATGGTCATGGTGAAAGTAGTTTACGGATTTGGAAATTTGAAATTGGCAAAGATGACAATAAGCGTTGTCTAGAATTTGCCCACAAGGCGACGAAAATCAATCTCACTATCAACACTCTGGGTTTTGGGAATGATTGGAACCAGGATCTATTGGAAAAAATTGCTGATGCAGGTGGTGGCACTCTAGCCTACATTGAGCGTCCGGAACAAGCATTAGATCAGTTTCGCCATTTATTGCAGCGCATTCAGTCTGTGAGGCTCACCAATGCCTACCTGCTGCTGTCTTTGGTTCCTCATGTCCGCCTCGCAGAATTTAAACCCCTTGCCCAAGTTTCCCCAGACACCATTGAGTTACCAGTGGAAACAGAAACTCATGGAGGCTTTGCCGTGCGCTTGGGTGATTTAATGCAAGATATGGAACGGGTAGTTTTGGCGAATATATATTTAGGACAATTACCAGAAGGCAAACAAGTAATCGGACATTTACAAATCCGCTACGATGATCCATCTGTCAATCAACAGGGATTAGTTTCGCCGATGGTAGCGATATATGCAGATGTGGTCAAGCCCTATCGACCTGCGCCCAATCCCTCAGTGCAGCAGTCTATTTTGGCATTAGCGAAGTATCGACAAACTCAGTTAGCGGAAGCGAAATTAAATCAAGGCGATCGCGCCGGTGCTGCGACAATGTTACAAACGGCTGCTAACACCGCCTTACAAATAGGAGATCAAGGAGCAGCCACAGTGTTGCAAACTTCTGCTACACGTCTGCAAGCAGGAGAAGAACTTTCGGAAGCAGACCTCAAAAAAACGAGGATGGTATCAAAGACAGTTTTGCAAGATTCATAGGCGTAGGGTGGGCATCTTGCCTGCCCTTTTAACATAAAAATAATCATAAAAAAAAGCTCTTGCGTTCATCATTTAGTTATTATCAATATGATTATGTCTAAATGGAAAAATTGTATACTAAGACTAACATTTTTCTTTATGTTGGCGTTGCGATAAACAACAAAATGCTGTTACTAAACTAAAGTATGAAATACCAAAATCACCTTTCTTTTCTTCCTCTTTTTGCGCCTTTGCGCCTTTGCGTGAGGCTAATTCATATTTTCAATCAGCAACGCCAATAAAATAAACCCTTAGCACTTCTTATATAAGAGCTAAGGGTTTAACTATTTATTTAAACTTAGGTAAACCTCCTCTCCGCGTCAAATCAACTCCGATTTTTATGGTTGTTGACCGTGAGTCAGAGTTACTTGTATCGACTACATAGATGTAAAAATTCAAATTAGTAATCGAAGCTAGTAAAGCAATAGCCAGAGGTTTACGCAAGTGTTTGATTAGGGTCATTGGAAATTTATGGTGTTGCGTACAATGTGGCTTTAAATCCACTGGTGTACAGACCCCTTCAAGTAAAAATAATAACACAAAAGGTTATGAGGTCAAACGGAAAGAGAGTTAAGACCACCTCCGTTGAACTAGCGCAGAACCAGCAGCCGACCTTTGCTCTGGAGTAGAGTTAGGGTCGCGCAGAACTTTACCAGCATTGCTAGCAGCTTTTTTGCTGGTGCGTCTTGGTAGGAATTTTTTGTTCATCATATTTTGTCTGAGTAGTTTGGTAACTCCGACTCAAACAAGGAGTAAAAATATTCTTCAGTAGAGATAAACAGCAAATAGCCCACGCAAAACCGAGTATTTAACCTTTCGGTTATTTGCACTCAAATTTGCATGGGCTATCTACTGGAACTATTATAACTCGTATTTTTGAATTTGTGTGAATTTTCGCAAAAATAATGTTAAATTTAGTGAGGTGGTAGTAAGCAATACGGTTTACAAATAAAAAGAATTTTGGTATTGAACTAATCTAGTTATAATTTAAATCAGACCCAACGCCCTATTTAGCCTACTTTTCAACCTCAGAAGAAAATTTTCCCGTTTAGGAACGGTGATGCGAGTTTGAGTTATGGAAAATAATTTAGAACTATTGTGATAAGCAGAGTGTCTCGCACCTATCTATATCTATCTATTTATTTTTTTCGAGCTTTCCAAGTCCCACCGTAAAGATAAAACGGGTTATTTTCACTCACACCAGGCCAACATTCACGACAAACAAAAATCCAGTTGCCTGCTTTGTCAAACTTCACCCTAAACAAAATCGGTGCAGATTGACTACACCGATCGCACATTTTAACTCTATTTTTACTTGACATTTACCTCACGCCAAAGCTGAAGCTTGGGGTTTAGCAAAAATCATCCGTCCGGCGGAGGTTTGCAAAGCACTGGTGACGACTACCCGCACTTCCCCACCGACATAATTACTACCTTCTTCAACGACAACCATTGTGCCATCGTCTAAGTAGCCCACGCCTTGACTCGGTTCTTTACCTTCCTTGAGAATCTTCAGGTCAAGATTATCACCAGGTAAATAAGTAGAACGCACAGCATTTACCAAGTCATTCACATTCAAAACAGGCACTTTCTGCACGCTGGCTACTTTCGATAAGTTGTAATCATTGGTGAGCAGCGTACCGTTAATTTCTTGGGCAAAGCGGACTAACTTAGCATCGACTGTGGCAATATCTTCGTAGTCAACGGGGTTAATCAAAATGCGGTCTGGGTAGCTTTTCTTAATGCGGGTAAGAATTTCTAATCCGCGCCTTCCCCGTACCCGCTTTTGGTCTTTACTAGCATCGGCTACTTGTTGCAATTCCTGCAAGACAAACTGGGGGACTAAAATTTGTCCTTCCAGAAATCCGGTTTCTAGTAAGGTTTCAATGCGACCATCAATAATGCAACTAGTGTCTAAAACTTTGGTACTGGCAGGTTTTAGCGTTCCTTCTACTACCATTGTCTCTACTGTGTTGGGATTAATGAACCGCAATAAACCCCGCCCGTGGGTATCGGCCAAATTCATCCCGGTGACAGCCAGCAAAATACTGCCGACAACTGCCACCAGTGGCTTAATAAAGCCAAAATCCGTGGGGATAGGCAGCAAAAATAATGGGGCTAGCATTAAGTTAGCTAGCAATAGCCCAATTACCAGGCCAATGGCACGAGTTAAAATCATTTCTAGGGGCATTTCTCGGACTTGTACTTCTAAGCGCCGATATGTCGTTTGGAAACTCAGTCCAATTGCACCGCCAAGAATAGCGGCAAAGACGGCTACAACTAAGCGTAAAGCTTCTAAGTTTGTTACCGCATCTAGGGAACCATCGGGTAGTAGTTCAATGCTATAGAACCCTATTCCCGCAGCAGCTAGGATGAATGAGATAATGATAATGGCATCAAGCATAGTTTTGTTTTTTTCCTGCGATTATGTGATCCTATCAAGTCAAGTATTTTTCATCGATAAGAGCGATTGATCAATATTGACTTACACTAGGCGTTGAAGCAGGGAATATCTGCAAATATTATAACCAAAGTCTTTTCTCTGCATATTTTTCATGATTTTGTGGTTAAACGATCAATTTTTGTAAAAAAACTACTTATTTTCGCTGTTGGGAATTTTCAGTTTAATTAATGAATTCTTTCTCATAATGAGCCAAAAAGTTAATATTTCCGGCATTGCCAGTTCTGCTTATGTACACATTCCTTTTTGCCGAAGGCGGTGTTTTTATTGTGATTTCCCTGTGTCTGTGGTGGGCGATCGCCTACGGGGTGAAACATCTGGTACTATCGCTCAATATGTGGAGGTACTATGCCAAGAAATTGCCATGAAGGCGGGTACTGGTGAACCTCT
Encoded here:
- a CDS encoding ATP-dependent Clp protease proteolytic subunit, producing MPIGVPKVPYRMPGGQYTDWISIYDRLYRERIIFLGRDVDDEIANQIIAVMLYLDSDDPGKDIYLYINSPGGMVTSGMAIFDTMQHIKSDVVTICVGLAASMGSFLLAAGTKGKRMALPHSRIMIHQPSGGTRGQASDIEIEAREILRIRHQLNGIYAEKTGQAISKIEKDMDRDFFMSAAEAKEYGLIDRVIEERP
- a CDS encoding ATP-dependent Clp protease proteolytic subunit; this encodes MDNSPIKAVQAPYQGDSFYRTPPPDLPSLLIKERIVYLGMPLVPAVTELIIAELLYLQSEDPEKPIKIYINSTGTSGYSGEPIGFETEAFAIYDTMKYIKPPIHTICIGSAMGMAAMLLSAGTKGCRASLPHSSIILHQPKSYAQGQATDIQIRAREVLINKVSLVDILASTTGKAPEKITKDMDRLLYMTPYEAKEYGLIDRVFEKEELANPPLPASVL
- a CDS encoding vWA domain-containing protein produces the protein MKVNLQPTLNDGNLDAHQPSSQRQLAMSISAIAEIQDRNIPLNLCLILDHSGSMHGRPLETVKQAAIGLVDKLKPGDRLSVVAFDHRAKVLVPNQTIANPERIKKQINSLSADGGTAIDEGLRLGIEELAKGKKETVSQAFLLTDGENEHGDNQRCLKLAQLATGYNLTLNTLGFGDKWNQDILEKIADAGLGSLSHIQKPEQAADEFNRLFSRVQTVGLTNAHLLISLKPHIRLAELKPIAQVAPYTIELPIQQEADGRFAVRLGDLMKDSERVILANIYLGQLPEGKQAIANVQVRYDDPAQNKMGLFTDNLPVYANVTGVYQPQIDSRVQQSILALAKYRQTQLAETKLQQGDRAGAATMLQTAAKTALQMGDQGAATVLQTSATQLQSGGDLSESDRKKTRIVSKTVLQDTPPQ
- a CDS encoding vWA domain-containing protein, which translates into the protein MKVQLLCALNDTNVDAAQSSNQRQLSISISALAGEFDQHLPLNLCLILDKSGSMHGQPIATVIQAVEQLLDRLQPGDSETPTCGDRISVVAFAGTAEVIIPNQKVEDLPGIKAQIKKKLKASGGTAIAEGLQLGITELMKGTKGAVSQAFLLTDGHGESSLRIWKFEIGKDDNKRCLEFAHKATKINLTINTLGFGNDWNQDLLEKIADAGGGTLAYIERPEQALDQFRHLLQRIQSVRLTNAYLLLSLVPHVRLAEFKPLAQVSPDTIELPVETETHGGFAVRLGDLMQDMERVVLANIYLGQLPEGKQVIGHLQIRYDDPSVNQQGLVSPMVAIYADVVKPYRPAPNPSVQQSILALAKYRQTQLAEAKLNQGDRAGAATMLQTAANTALQIGDQGAATVLQTSATRLQAGEELSEADLKKTRMVSKTVLQDS
- a CDS encoding PIN/TRAM domain-containing protein yields the protein MLDAIIIISFILAAAGIGFYSIELLPDGSLDAVTNLEALRLVVAVFAAILGGAIGLSFQTTYRRLEVQVREMPLEMILTRAIGLVIGLLLANLMLAPLFLLPIPTDFGFIKPLVAVVGSILLAVTGMNLADTHGRGLLRFINPNTVETMVVEGTLKPASTKVLDTSCIIDGRIETLLETGFLEGQILVPQFVLQELQQVADASKDQKRVRGRRGLEILTRIKKSYPDRILINPVDYEDIATVDAKLVRFAQEINGTLLTNDYNLSKVASVQKVPVLNVNDLVNAVRSTYLPGDNLDLKILKEGKEPSQGVGYLDDGTMVVVEEGSNYVGGEVRVVVTSALQTSAGRMIFAKPQASALA